The following are from one region of the Paraglaciecola sp. L1A13 genome:
- the argC gene encoding N-acetyl-gamma-glutamyl-phosphate reductase gives MIKTCIIGASGYTGAELASLVQRHPRFELNALFVSAQSQDANKKLGDVHGYLFAQVNLPLTPLNDDILNSLANEMDVIFLATPHEASHDWMPVLSSGKAVVFDLSGAFRLKDQQVFEQYYGFAHQQSACLEQAVYGLADWFAEDIKKADVVAVPGCYPTASLSALKPLQNAGFIADGHLPIINAVSGVSGAGRKAAMASSFCEVSLQAYGVLGHRHQPEISAYLGREVIFTPHLGNFKRGILATITVKVNSDVSAQAVADAFDQAYQNHPIVRIRNSWPKLDDVVGTPHCDLFWKLDTDKGYLVITSAIDNLLKGAASQAMQCANLRFGFVSQLGLIHEVAI, from the coding sequence ATGATCAAAACTTGTATTATCGGAGCCAGTGGTTATACCGGCGCTGAATTAGCCTCTTTGGTTCAACGTCACCCACGCTTTGAGTTAAATGCCTTATTTGTGTCAGCACAAAGTCAAGATGCCAACAAAAAACTTGGTGACGTGCACGGTTACTTGTTTGCACAAGTAAACTTGCCGCTTACCCCATTGAATGACGATATCTTAAATTCTCTAGCGAATGAGATGGATGTCATTTTTCTTGCCACCCCTCATGAAGCGAGTCACGACTGGATGCCCGTTCTATCTTCCGGCAAAGCTGTGGTGTTTGATTTGTCGGGTGCATTTAGGTTAAAAGACCAACAAGTATTTGAACAATACTACGGTTTTGCTCATCAACAGTCAGCATGCTTAGAGCAAGCGGTTTATGGTTTGGCTGATTGGTTTGCTGAGGACATTAAAAAAGCGGATGTCGTCGCGGTGCCCGGTTGCTATCCTACAGCTTCGCTTAGCGCTTTAAAGCCATTGCAAAATGCTGGTTTTATTGCGGATGGCCACTTACCTATTATTAATGCGGTATCAGGTGTGTCTGGTGCTGGTCGCAAAGCGGCAATGGCCAGTAGTTTTTGCGAAGTAAGCCTACAAGCCTATGGCGTATTGGGTCATCGCCATCAACCTGAAATAAGTGCCTACTTAGGCCGAGAGGTTATCTTCACGCCTCATTTAGGTAACTTCAAACGCGGAATTTTGGCCACTATTACCGTTAAAGTGAATTCAGATGTGAGTGCGCAAGCAGTAGCTGATGCATTTGATCAAGCTTACCAGAATCATCCAATTGTGCGTATTCGCAACTCATGGCCGAAGTTGGATGATGTTGTGGGTACACCGCATTGTGATTTATTTTGGAAGCTAGATACTGATAAAGGCTATCTTGTCATTACCAGCGCTATCGACAATCTGCTTAAAGGAGCAGCATCGCAAGCGATGCAGTGTGCTAATCTGCGATTTGGCTTTGTATCGCAATTAGGTTTAATTCATGAGGTGGCAATATGA
- the argE gene encoding acetylornithine deacetylase, with amino-acid sequence MPSLSFLERYAHIIKTPSISAFSADLDQSNRPIIDLLSAWFSDYDFNISIQKVPNTRDKYNMLAKIGTGEGGLLLSGHSDTVPFDDNKWQFDPFVAQQADGKLYGLGTCDMKGFFAFILEAIKDIPLKNLKKPLYILATADEETSMAGARFFVEQQLIKPDMAIIGEPTELKPIFKHKGHMGHSLNIEGKAGHSSDPAKGVNAIEIMYQAIGKLIALKQQLSEKYRDDAFSVPEVTMNLGHIHGGDGENRICGHCQLNFDLRAIPSLSDEQAIAMIDEALAPLKQKYPQRITREAMYESAPAFGCRNEQGILELAKTLTGFDPVSANYATEAPFINLLGCDTIVLGPGSIEQAHQPDEFISLHYVDPTVNLLRNFIKQVCF; translated from the coding sequence ATGCCATCTTTGTCTTTTTTAGAACGTTATGCACATATCATTAAAACACCGTCTATCAGCGCGTTTAGCGCAGATTTAGACCAATCTAACCGGCCTATTATTGATTTACTCTCGGCCTGGTTTAGTGATTACGATTTCAACATAAGTATTCAAAAAGTGCCAAATACACGTGATAAATACAATATGCTGGCGAAAATTGGCACTGGTGAGGGTGGGTTACTGTTATCCGGTCACTCAGACACTGTACCATTTGACGATAACAAATGGCAGTTTGACCCGTTTGTCGCACAGCAGGCTGACGGCAAGCTATATGGCTTAGGCACCTGTGACATGAAGGGGTTTTTTGCCTTTATTCTTGAAGCGATAAAGGATATTCCTCTTAAAAATTTGAAAAAACCACTCTACATTTTAGCGACCGCCGATGAAGAAACATCTATGGCTGGTGCGCGTTTTTTTGTTGAGCAACAGTTAATCAAACCGGATATGGCGATTATCGGTGAGCCAACAGAGCTTAAACCGATATTCAAACACAAGGGCCATATGGGTCATAGTTTGAATATCGAAGGTAAAGCTGGGCACTCAAGCGATCCTGCGAAGGGCGTTAATGCTATAGAAATTATGTACCAAGCCATCGGTAAATTAATTGCTTTAAAACAGCAGTTATCGGAAAAATACCGAGATGATGCGTTTAGCGTGCCGGAAGTCACTATGAATCTTGGACATATTCACGGTGGGGACGGTGAAAATCGTATTTGCGGGCACTGTCAGCTGAATTTTGATTTACGTGCCATTCCGTCCTTGAGTGATGAGCAGGCCATTGCAATGATTGATGAGGCTTTAGCTCCGCTTAAGCAAAAATACCCTCAGCGCATTACCCGTGAAGCAATGTATGAGTCGGCACCTGCATTTGGATGTCGCAATGAACAAGGAATTTTAGAGCTGGCTAAAACATTAACTGGTTTCGATCCGGTTAGCGCTAATTATGCAACAGAGGCGCCGTTTATCAATCTATTGGGCTGCGACACCATAGTGTTAGGTCCCGGTAGCATAGAGCAAGCCCATCAACCTGATGAGTTTATTTCTCTGCATTATGTTGACCCTACCGTTAATTTACTGCGCAATTTTATTAAACAGGTTTGTTTTTAA
- a CDS encoding galactose oxidase, with amino-acid sequence MPEPVTNNAVVKVDTIKGSYLLSFMGLGAKKSYDAVHNKVWALNINPRGKDSKRLNANVSHWQAKSPVPSSLSQSGRLASVAVGVDGMAYIFGGYTVDQAHNEVSSPDNFRYDVVTDTYYPISATPVAVDDAIALVYHHRYVYLISGWHNDGNVNLVQIYDVQTDSWQQGSPFLGQPVFGHAGAIVADNILLCDGVKVDVHPDKRRTFSAQPACYHGTIDKDEVHKIDWRSVAHPTGVARYRMAGVGDSATNSAIFVGGSDNPYNYDGIGYNGKPAKPSKQIWRYDFAQDKWQVTEMDNATMDHRGLLPIAEGDKRHFVTLGGMVENQKVSSAVNRFVL; translated from the coding sequence ATGCCAGAACCCGTTACTAACAACGCTGTAGTGAAAGTGGATACCATCAAAGGCAGTTATTTACTGTCTTTTATGGGCTTAGGTGCAAAAAAATCCTACGACGCAGTACATAACAAAGTGTGGGCGCTGAATATTAATCCACGTGGTAAAGACAGCAAAAGATTGAATGCTAATGTCAGCCATTGGCAAGCGAAATCACCGGTGCCATCAAGTTTGTCTCAATCAGGTCGATTAGCCAGTGTCGCAGTCGGTGTTGATGGTATGGCTTATATATTTGGCGGCTATACGGTTGACCAGGCGCATAACGAAGTATCGAGCCCTGATAATTTTCGCTATGACGTTGTGACCGATACTTATTATCCCATCTCAGCGACTCCCGTGGCAGTTGACGATGCAATTGCACTGGTTTATCACCATCGGTATGTGTATTTAATTAGCGGTTGGCACAACGATGGTAATGTCAATTTAGTACAAATTTACGATGTGCAAACCGATAGCTGGCAACAAGGATCGCCTTTTTTAGGTCAGCCAGTATTTGGTCATGCAGGTGCAATCGTTGCCGATAATATATTGCTTTGTGATGGGGTTAAAGTCGATGTTCATCCGGATAAACGTCGCACGTTTTCAGCACAACCAGCTTGTTACCACGGCACGATTGATAAGGATGAAGTGCATAAAATCGATTGGCGTTCGGTGGCCCACCCAACTGGAGTGGCACGTTATCGCATGGCTGGAGTAGGCGATAGCGCAACTAATTCTGCGATATTTGTGGGCGGTTCAGATAACCCCTACAACTATGATGGAATAGGTTATAACGGTAAGCCTGCAAAACCGAGTAAGCAAATTTGGCGCTACGATTTCGCTCAAGATAAATGGCAAGTCACTGAAATGGACAATGCTACTATGGATCACAGGGGACTATTACCGATTGCAGAGGGAGACAAAAGACATTTTGTGACCCTCGGCGGAATGGTTGAAAATCAAAAAGTATCTAGTGCTGTAAACCGTTTTGTTTTATGA
- a CDS encoding methylglyoxal synthase — protein MQKTIALVAHDHKKPELIRWAIEHKKELSKHKLVATGTTGGLVQEALDLPVTRYKSGPLGGDQQIGALIAEGKLDSLIFFWDPLNPAPHDPDVKALLRLCSVWNLPVACNTSTADMLITSPLFIEGLYERVMPEY, from the coding sequence ATGCAAAAGACGATTGCGCTAGTTGCGCATGATCACAAAAAGCCAGAATTGATCCGCTGGGCAATAGAACATAAAAAGGAACTTTCTAAACATAAGTTAGTGGCCACAGGGACCACGGGTGGTTTGGTACAAGAGGCGTTAGATTTACCGGTTACTCGCTATAAAAGCGGACCACTAGGTGGGGATCAACAAATTGGTGCATTGATTGCCGAAGGTAAATTGGATAGCTTGATATTCTTTTGGGATCCCCTTAATCCGGCACCTCACGACCCCGACGTTAAGGCGTTATTACGCTTGTGTTCTGTGTGGAACTTGCCCGTAGCCTGCAATACCTCAACAGCGGATATGTTAATTACATCGCCACTGTTTATTGAAGGCTTGTACGAACGGGTAATGCCTGAGTATTAG
- a CDS encoding Spy/CpxP family protein refolding chaperone — protein MRTMKLLFSPIAISLAIFLTQAPAKAHPVEHNGPGYLYHILKQLELSDSQRQDLRLLLKQKHADNATLEQDMHTNREALRILEQSTVWNENDIRSLIAQSLPLRAELMWQNLKIQHQLWLTLDTTQKQSFINKLSEKILPDKPVGRKNNRGRRFEALALTDQQEALLVAQHEIEKANREKNKASHLVFKERMLALISRDELVKSDWLALAQEAKNSQLENAISQAKNKYDFWNMLTPEQQLKMLEIQSLPRKQMSRK, from the coding sequence ATGCGGACGATGAAATTATTGTTTTCCCCTATCGCTATCTCATTGGCGATATTTTTAACGCAAGCACCAGCGAAGGCCCATCCTGTGGAGCATAATGGACCTGGATATTTGTACCATATACTTAAACAGCTGGAACTGTCAGATTCTCAGCGCCAAGACCTAAGATTACTGCTTAAACAGAAACACGCAGATAATGCCACGCTTGAACAAGACATGCATACAAATCGCGAAGCTCTGCGTATCTTAGAGCAAAGCACCGTGTGGAATGAAAACGATATTCGCAGCCTAATTGCGCAAAGCTTGCCCTTACGCGCAGAACTTATGTGGCAAAATCTAAAAATTCAACATCAACTTTGGTTAACCTTAGATACGACTCAAAAACAGTCATTTATTAATAAACTCAGTGAAAAAATACTACCAGATAAGCCCGTGGGGCGAAAAAATAATCGAGGCCGTCGTTTCGAAGCGCTGGCGCTTACTGATCAACAAGAAGCGCTATTGGTCGCTCAACACGAAATAGAAAAAGCTAATCGTGAAAAAAATAAAGCGAGTCATCTTGTGTTTAAAGAACGCATGCTAGCGCTAATATCACGTGACGAACTGGTAAAAAGCGATTGGCTAGCATTGGCGCAGGAAGCAAAAAATTCTCAACTTGAAAATGCAATTAGTCAGGCTAAAAACAAATATGATTTTTGGAATATGTTAACGCCTGAGCAACAGCTAAAGATGCTTGAAATACAATCATTACCAAGAAAGCAAATGTCTAGAAAATAG
- a CDS encoding response regulator transcription factor: MIEKSLLLIDDDQALTELLKEYLSAQGYKVQVASDGEAGLFAAKSGQYFDLIILDVMLPKLDGFEVLKRLRATHITPVLMLTAKGDDFDRILGLELGADDYLAKPFNHRELSARVKAIVRRVDIQAGLQGEKQKQNVIEIGDVQLNVAAQTVACNAQKVELTGTEFAVLRLLMSCSPDLVPKQAISEQVLGRKLAAFDRSIDMHVSNLRKKLNQFSEHDKIKTHRGVGYVYLGEI, translated from the coding sequence ATGATAGAAAAGTCTCTGTTGTTGATTGATGATGACCAAGCGCTTACTGAGTTATTAAAAGAGTACTTAAGCGCCCAAGGTTATAAGGTTCAGGTAGCCAGTGACGGCGAAGCGGGCTTATTTGCCGCCAAATCGGGTCAGTATTTCGATTTGATTATATTAGATGTAATGCTACCTAAATTAGATGGTTTTGAGGTGCTAAAGCGCTTGCGAGCGACGCATATTACACCTGTACTTATGTTAACAGCCAAAGGCGATGATTTTGATCGTATATTGGGTCTTGAACTAGGAGCTGATGACTACCTTGCCAAACCGTTTAATCATAGAGAGCTGTCTGCACGAGTCAAAGCCATAGTGCGTCGGGTCGATATACAAGCTGGCCTGCAAGGCGAAAAGCAGAAACAAAATGTTATTGAAATTGGCGACGTGCAATTAAATGTTGCGGCACAAACTGTGGCTTGTAATGCCCAGAAAGTAGAGCTTACAGGCACCGAGTTTGCGGTTCTTCGATTATTGATGAGTTGTAGCCCTGATCTTGTGCCTAAACAGGCGATTAGTGAACAAGTATTGGGACGAAAACTTGCTGCTTTTGATCGAAGTATCGATATGCATGTCAGTAACTTGCGCAAAAAATTAAACCAATTCAGTGAGCACGATAAAATTAAAACCCATAGGGGTGTCGGCTATGTTTATTTAGGTGAAATATAA